A window from Camarhynchus parvulus unplaced genomic scaffold, STF_HiC, whole genome shotgun sequence encodes these proteins:
- the LOC115916333 gene encoding LOW QUALITY PROTEIN: prefoldin subunit 6-like (The sequence of the model RefSeq protein was modified relative to this genomic sequence to represent the inferred CDS: inserted 1 base in 1 codon) has translation MAELLQKKLQGELEKYQQLQKELGRAVAARQKLETQLTENNIVQEELNLLDESNTIFKLXGPVLVKQDLEEAKSTVGKRLEYITGGD, from the exons ATGgcggagctgctgcagaagaagCTCCAGGGGGAGCTGGAGAAATATCAGCAGTTACAGAAAG agctgggccgGGCGGTGGCGGCGCGGCAGAAACTGGAGACGCAGCTGACGGAGAACAACATCGTGCAGGAG GAGCTGAACCTGCTGGATGAATCCAACACCATTTTTAAGC TTGGGCCCGTTTTGGTCAAGCAGGATCTGGAGGAGGCCAAAAGCACCGTGGGGAAACGGCTGGAGTACATCACCGGGGGAGAT